In Portunus trituberculatus isolate SZX2019 chromosome 28, ASM1759143v1, whole genome shotgun sequence, the genomic stretch GTAAATATGCAAGGTACGATAAttgtcatctttatttctttactccatTGAGGTGAAAATAATTTGCGTAGGaaggaaaacaccaataaagaaTAACATCAACTGCAGTGagtagaaaaaatagtaaagaaatatgtgaaggaaaaagaaattataggtaactgaatgataataataataataataataataataataataataagaagaagaagaagaagaaataaagaagtagaagaaaaaaagaaaaggaagatgaagaaaaaaaagaaaaggaagatgaagaaaaaaaaaagaaaagaagaaaggagataaggaaagggaagaagatgaagaagaaacaaaagaagaaataaaaaagaaaaaaagaaaaggaagaggctaaatatactctctctctctctctctctctctctctctctctctctctctctcaggcatgcTAAGAGAACATGGAATTATGAAGAACCTCAAGatctgcttctctttccttgGCCCGtttctgtggagagagagagagagagagagagagagagagagagagagagagagagagagagagttaatatcaTAAAGGTAATACATAAGACTAGGTATTCATTCTTCATACTGCTtcattcagcctctctctctctctctctctctctactaatatTCTTTGCTTATTCCttaaaatacaaaaggaaggagaaaatattgagaggagaaagaaaaataaagtctctctctctctctctctctctctctctctctctctctctctctctgtctcctcatcttgtaacctaacctaacctcacttaacctcccttaacctcctcctcctcaataactctcattattttagttttttcatctattttagagaagaaaattaagtaaatctctctctgtctctctctcaccttctgtctcctcatctcctcataGTCGTCATCATCAGTGGGCAGCTCATGGCGACAGAGAGGACAGGAGTTAGTGTTGGCCAGCCAGGGAAGAATGCAAGGAGAGTGGAAGGTGTGAGAGCAGGGCagctgtttcccttcctcctcctgcagccactcCTTCAGGCATACTGCACACTGGCTGCCTGTAGGTGTGTCAGGAAGGGATGTTTAAGGATTAgtgggcgcacacacacacacacacacacacacacacggcccggtagctcagtggttagagcgctggcttcacaagccagaggaccggggttcgattccccggccgggtggagatatttgggtgtgtctcctttcacgtgtagcccctgttcacctagcagtgagtaggtacgggatgtaaatcgagaagttgtgaccttgttgtcccggtgtgtggtgtgtgcctggtctcaggcctatccgaagatcggaaataatgagctctgagctcgttccgtagggtaatgtctggctgtctcgtcagagactgcagcagatcaaacagtgaatcacacacacacacacacacaggaggatggagatacatgaacaagaggacattccaaaatcatgaaaagtcagttttccacacaggacggtggacatctggaatggactgagtgaagagattgtagcagcagaaagtgtacgcaaattgaaggaaatgttggaTAAATGtacatatggagacaggtcactatgagccccactcaaaccttGTAATAAACTAGGtaaattaaatacacacacacacacacacacacacacacacacacacacacacacacacacatatatacactctctctctctctctctctctctctctctacacacaccctGCCAACTCACCCTTCTTATGTTCAGTAATAATGGGTAAGTTATCCACCACATCCTTGGCAGCAGGTGGGGGCGGCCTCTCTCCCAATCCTGACAGCTGTGAGAACTCCAGCTGCAGGTCCTGAAGAAGGCAGGTGGCATTACAGACCAACTATATCACTTCTCATGTAATACAATTGTCTGTCTActgtaaaatggctcctgggttTAAAACATTGTAGcgtattgataacgtaattgatttgatgtgaataatacttgtttttgttgatcagcgcacttatcacaaggacagctcacggttttccctcaagatctgacaaccatgcATTTCTCTGGGGCACTGTTCAAACCCAGACCCAGGagacactttagagtagacagattttttctttatagtcaCTTCCACACAATGAATCACTGCCACACTCCACCAATACTCAGCTCCACTCCTACaaataaaactttaaaaatttgcattccttaagagacataggttaagaggggacctgatagaaagtatttaaccccttcaatactatgatacatttttaccttgtgttttgtgtacacttagatgattttattgacattaggaagggtctatgggagtcagaagattaatggccagtcttcactattttagtccccaacagaagtttctgaagctgtatagaagtGCCTAAtggtaagcaggatgaatatgaaaa encodes the following:
- the LOC123510281 gene encoding E3 ubiquitin-protein ligase RNF181-like, whose translation is MASYFEEHNCQPLGPGQTPDHFLHLARLLLHTGYWQDLQLEFSQLSGLGERPPPPAAKDVVDNLPIITEHKKGSQCAVCLKEWLQEEEGKQLPCSHTFHSPCILPWLANTNSCPLCRHELPTDDDDYEEMRRQKKRAKEREADLEVLHNSMFS